Part of the Candidatus Poribacteria bacterium genome, CGTCGGGTCAAGTGCTCTTCGGCGGCGCGGAGATCACCGGCCTGTCCCGCTCCGATCTGAGCCGCCGCCGGTCGGGGTTCCAGATGGTGTTCCAGGACCCGTACTCGTCGCTGGACCCTCGCATGATGGTGCGCGAGACCATCGAGGAGGGAATGGTCGCCCAGGGGTACGGCAAGCTGCCGGCGTCGGAACGCGACGACCGCATTCGGCATGTCCTTCAGCTCGTCGGGCTGGATGCGTCGATGCTGGAACGCTATCCGCACGAGTTCTCAGGCGGTCAGAGGCAGCGGATCGGGATCGCGCGGGCGCTCGCCGTCGAGCCGCGCTTTATCGTCTGCGATGAGCCCACGAGCTCCCTCGACGTGTCCGTCCAGGCGCAGATCCTGAATCTGCTCAAGGACCTGCAGAGCCAGTTGGGTCTCTCCTACCTGTTCATCACGCACAACCTATCCGTCGTCGAGTACCTCGCGGACGAAGTCGCCGTGATGTACCTCGGCCGGTTCGTCGAGCGTGGCACGACCGAGGAGGTGTTCGACGACCCGAAGCACCCCTACACGAAGGCGCTGCTCTCCGCCGTGCCGAAGATCGACGACCGCGGCGTTGCGCGCATCCGCCTCGAAGGCGACGTGCCCTCGCCGGCGCGTCCTCCGGCGGGATGCCACTTCCACCCACGCTGCGGCGATGCGTTCGAGCCCTGTTCGGGAGTCTATCCGCCTGAAGCCACCTTCGGCGGCTCCCATGCGTGCCGCTGCTTCCTCTACATCGAGCCCCCTCCGCGCGACGAGGAGACTCCATGACGCAGACGCCGCAACGGATCGACGTGACGATCCGCCCCAAGTCGCCCGGCGATGCCCAGGCGCTGGGCGACATGCTCGAAAGCTGTTCCGAGCAGACGTACTACTACTTCCACCCGTA contains:
- a CDS encoding ABC transporter ATP-binding protein produces the protein TVGYVRAVDGVSFSIPRGRTLAVVGESGCGKTTLGKSLLRLAEPTSGQVLFGGAEITGLSRSDLSRRRSGFQMVFQDPYSSLDPRMMVRETIEEGMVAQGYGKLPASERDDRIRHVLQLVGLDASMLERYPHEFSGGQRQRIGIARALAVEPRFIVCDEPTSSLDVSVQAQILNLLKDLQSQLGLSYLFITHNLSVVEYLADEVAVMYLGRFVERGTTEEVFDDPKHPYTKALLSAVPKIDDRGVARIRLEGDVPSPARPPAGCHFHPRCGDAFEPCSGVYPPEATFGGSHACRCFLYIEPPPRDEETP